Below is a window of Streptomyces sp. NBC_00223 DNA.
GCTCAAGACTGCCCGCAAGCAGGAGAGGGACCCCGAGGGGCGGATGCCCCTCGCGGACCACCTGCGTGAGCTGCGCAACCGGCTGCTGAAGTCGGTCCTTGCCATCGTCGCCGTCACCATCGTGGCGGCGTTCTTCTACAAGGACATCATCAGCGTCTTCCAGCACCCGATCCTCCAATCGGTCAAGTGCGCCAACGGCCTGGGGCACCAGGCCAACGGCCGCCCCTGCGCCGAGATGACGGTCAACGGTCTGCTGGGCGGCTTCTCGATCGCCCTCAAGGTCTCGCTGATGGCCGGCATCATCGGCGCCTCGCCGGTGTGGCTCTACCAGTTGTGGGCCTTCCTGGCGCCCGGCCTGCACAAGAACGAGAAGCGCTACACCCTCGGCTTCGTCGGCACCGGCGTCCCGCTCTTCCTGGCCGGCGCGGCGCTGGCATACGCGATCCTGCCGCAGACCGCCAAGATCATGATCGGCTTCGTGCCGAAGGACACCACCAACCTGCTGGCGCTCGACGACTTCATCGACCTCGTCGTGCGCATGGTGGTCGTCTTCGGCCTGGCCTTCGAACTGCCGCTGATCCTGGTGCTGCTCAACTTCACCGGCATGGTCAGCGGCCGCCGTATGCTCGGCTGGTGGCGCGGCATGGTGATCGGCATCACCGTCTTCGCCGCCGTCGCCACACCGACCGGCGACCCGCTCACCATGTCCCTGCTGGCCGCGCCGATCGTCCTGCTGTACTTCCTGGCGATGGGCATCTGCTTCTTCAACGACCGCCGCAGGGCCCGCCGCCGCGCCGCCGACCCGGACTTCGGTCTCGACGAGGACGAGGCGTCCAGCCTGGACCACATCCCCGAGCAGATCGGCGCCCAGTCCTTCGACGCCGAGGCCGAGCGCCGCGCGGCCGACGACGACTACGACGACGCGACCTGAGCCGGGGCCGGTCCCGGTCCTGCCGGTCCTCCCGCGTACTTTCCCGGCCGGCTGATCCGTCCGCCGATCCGGGATAGGGTCCGGCCGTGACCAGCGAGATCACCCTCTTCGTCAATCCCACCGCGGGCCGCGGCCGGGGCGTTCGCGCCGCCGGACCCGCGGCCCGTGTGCTGCGGGACGCCGGGTACGGCGTGCGGACGGTCGTCGGCGAGGACGCGGCCGACGCCCTGGCCCGGCTCCGTACGGCCGTCGCGGACGGCACCGGGGCCGTCGTGGCGGTCGGCGGCGACGGCATGGTCTCGCTCGCGCTTCAGGCCGTGGCCGGGACCGGCACCCCGCTCGGCGTCGTCGCGGTCGGCACCGGCAACGACTTCGCCCGGGCCACCGGCCTGCCGGTCCGCGACCCCGCCGCCGCGGCCGGCGCCGTCGCCCGGGCCCTGCGCGAGGGCGGCGGCCGGGAGCTGGACCTCGGCAGGACCGGCGAGCGCTGGTTCGGCACGGTCCTGGCGTCGGGCTTCGACTCCCGGGTCAACGACCGCGGCAACCGGATGCGCCGGCCGCGCGGCCGCCTCCGCTACGACGTCGCCATGCTCGCCGAGCTGGCCGCCCTGCGCCCGATCCCGTACCGGGTGCGCTTCGACGACGCGCCGGAGCGGGAGATCGAGGCCACGCTGATCGCGGTCGGCAACGGTTCCTCGTACGGCGGCGGGATGCGGATATGCGCGGACGCGGTGATGGACGACGGGCTGTTCGACGTGTGCGTGGTCGGCCCGTGCAGCCGGACCACCCTGCTGAGGGTCTTCCCCCGGGTCTACCGCGGCACCCACCCCACGCACCCGGTGGTCACCGTGCACCGCGCGGCCCGGGTCCGGCTGGCGGTGGACGGCGGCGGGGAGCTGACCGGGTACGCCGACGGGGAGCGGATCGGACCGCTGCCGCTGACCGCCGAAACCGTACCGGGAGCGCTGCGGCTGCTGGTGTGACGGGGGCGGGGGAGCCGACCCCCAGGGCAACCGTGCTCCCGAAAGCCGATCCGGAGGCATAAAGATCACGCGCTGTGTCGGTGCTGCCGGGTAGGCTCGTGAACGAGATGACCGATGAGATGTCCCCCGCCGAGCGCTACGCCGCCAGTCGTCGCCGCGCCGAGGAAAACGCCACCGCACTCGCCCAGTTCCGCGAGCTGTACGAGTTCGGCCTCGATCCGTTCCAGATAGAGGCCTGCCAGGCACTGGAGGCCGGCAGCGGCGTCCTGGTCGCCGCCCCCACCGGCTCCGGCAAGACGATCGTCGGCGAGTTCGCCGTCCATCTCGCGCTCGCCGAGGGCCGCAAGTGCTTCTACACCACGCCCATCAAGGCCCTGTCCAACCAGAAGTACGGCGATCTCGCCAAGCGCTACGGCGCCGACAAGGTCGGCCTGCTGACCGGTGACAACAGTGTCAACGGCGACGCCCCCGTGATCGTGATGACCACGGAAGTCCTGCGGAACATGCTCTACGCGGGCTCCGCCGCCCTCGACGGCCTCGGCTATGTGGTGATGGACGAGGTGCACTACCTCTCCGACCGCTTCCGCGGCGCCGTCTGGGAGGAGGTGATCATCCACCTCCCGCAGTCCGTGACCCTGGTGTCACTGTCCGCGACCGTCTCCAACGCCGAGGAGTTCGGCGACTGGCTCGACACCGTGCGCGGCGACACCCAGGTGATCGTCTCCGAGCACCGGCCCGTGCCGCTGTGGCAGCACGTCCTGGCCGGCCGCCGGATGTACGACCTGTTCGAGGAGAAGTCCGGGCCCGACGACCCCCGCGGCCGCCGCGAGGTCAACACGGACCTCGAACGGCTCGCCCGGATGGAGAACCAGCGCACGTACAACCCGCGGGCCAAGCGCGGCCGGGAGGCCGACCGCGAGCGCGAGCGGCGCTCCCGCAGCCGGATCTGGACCCCCAGCCGGGCCGAGGTGATCGACCGCCTCGACGCCGAGGGCCTGCTGCCCGCCATCACCTTCATCTTCAGCCGGGCCGGCTGCCAGGCCGCGGTACAGCAGTGTCTGCACGCGGGCCTGCGGCTCAACAACGACGAGGGCCGGGCCCGGGTCCGGGAGATCGTCGAGGAGCGCACCCGGGCCATCCCCGACGAGGACCTGCACGTCCTGGGCTACTTCGAGTGGCTGGAGGGCCTGGAGCGCGGTATCGCGGCCCACCACGCGGGCATGCTGCCGACCTTCAAGGAGGTCGTCGAGGAGCTGTTCGTCAAGGGCCTGGTCAAGGCGGTCTTCGCCACCGAGACCCTGGCGCTTGGCATCAACATGCCGGCCCGCTCGGTGGTGCTGGAAAAGCTCGTGAAGTGGAACGGCGAGACCCACGCCGACATCACCCCCGGCGAGTACACCCAGCTCACCGGGCGCGCCGGGCGCCGCGGCATCGACGTCGAGGGCCACGCCGTGGTGCTGTGGCAGCGCGGCTTCGACCCGGGCGCCGTCGCGGGCCTGGCCGGCACCCGTACGTATCCGCTGCGGTCGTCGTTCAAGCCGTCGTACAACATGGCGGTCAATCTGGTCGGGCAGTTCGGGCGGCACCGCTCGCGCGAGCTGCTGGAGACGTCGTTCGCGCAGTTCCAGGCCGACCGCTCGGTGGTCGGCATCTCCAAGCAGGTGCAGCGCAACGAGGAAGGTCTCGACGGCTACAAGGAGTCGATGACCTGCCACCTGGGCGACTTCGACGACTACATGCGGCTGCGCCGCGAGCTGAAGGAGCGCGAGGCCGAGCTGTCCCGGCAGGGCGCCGCCCAGCGCCGCGCGGCCGCCTCGGACGCCCTGGAGAAGCTCAAGCCGGGCGACATCATCCATGTCCCCGCGGGCAAGTACGCCGGGCTCGCGCTGGTACTGGAGCCCGGGGTGCCCGCGGGCCGGGCGGCAGGACCGCGCCGGGGCGAGGAGTACCACGACGGGCCGCGCCCGCTGGTGCTCACCGCCGAGCGGCAGGTCAAGCGGCTCGCGGAGCTCGACTTCCCGGTGCCCGTCGAGGCGCTGGACCGGATGCGGATCCCCAAGTCCTTCAACCCGCGCAGCCCGCAGTCCCGGCGTGATCTGGCCTCCGCGATGCGGTCCAAGGCGGGCACCGCCGGGTGGGCCGAGCCCGCGCGGCACCGCAGGCAGCGCTCGGCCGCGGCCGACGACACCGAGATCGCCCGGCTGCGCGCCGCGATCCGCGCGCACCCCTGCCACGGCTGCGACGACCGCGAGGACCACGCCCGCTGGGCCGAGCGCTACCACCGGCTGCGCCGGGACACCCAGCAGCTGGAGCGGCGTATCGAGGGCCGTACGAACACCATCGCGCGGACCTTCGACCGGGTGTGCGGGGTGCTGACCGAACTCGACTACCTGGACGGCGACCAGGTCACCCCCGAGGGCCGCAGGCTCGCCCGGCTCTACGGCGAACTCGACCTGCTGGCCAGCGAATGCCTGCGCGACGGGGTGTGGGACGGCCTGGGCCCGGCCGAACTGGCCGCGTGCGCCTCGGCGTTGGTCTACGAGTCGCGGCAGGCCGACGACGCGGTCGCGCCCAAGCTGCCGACCGGCAACGCGAAGGCGGCGCTGGGCGAGATGGTCCGTATCTGGGGGCGCCTCGACGCCCTGGAGGAGGACCACCACATCAACCAGACCGAGGGCGTGGGCCAGCGCGAACCCGACCTGGGCTTCGCCTGGGCCGCCTACCGCTGGGCGTCGGGGCACACCCTGGACTCCGTGCTGTCCGATGCCGACATGCCGGCCGGTGACTTCGTGCGCTGGTGCAAGCAACTCATCGACGTACTCGGCCAGATCGGGAACGCGGCGCCGGAGAACAGCCCGGTGCGGCGCAATGCGCGCAAGGCCGTGGACGGGCTGCTGCGGGGGGTCGTGGCGTACTCGTCCGTGGGGTGAGGCTCTCCCCGGGGGCTTCGGGCTCCCCGGGGTGTGCGCGGTGTTCCCGGGTTCCGCCCGGGCTTTGTGGGCTGGTGCGTGTGGGGCGGGTGAGGCCCATGGGGTCTTCACCCGTTCGGCGCAGCAACTGTCCCGCTGCTGTGCAGGTCGTGTGAATCTGCCGTTCCGCTTTATCACCTTCTTAGTGCACCGCTGGTTGTGTGAGGCAGATGTACTTGCCATCAACCAGCGACAGCCGGGAAGCGGTAACAGCGTGACCAGTTCAGATCCCACGACCGCCCAGCCGACCGCCACCCGACCGGAAGCGCCGCGCGGAGAGCCCGGCGTCTTCCCCTCGGCGGCGAGATCCGGCGGCCGGGTGGACGGGATCGACGGGCTGCGGACGCTGGCCGTGATGCTCGTCATCGTCTACCACTTCAACGAGGGGATGCTGCCCGGCGGATCGATCGGGGTCGATGTCTTCTACACGATCAGCGGCTTCGTCATCACCCGGCTGCTGATCGCCGAGTACGCCCGCACCGGGGACATCGGGCTGCGGCAGTTCTACCGCAGGCGCTGGCTGCGGCTGGTGCCCGCGCTCCTGGTGGTCTGCGCGCTGACCGCCGCGCTGACGCTCTCGCCGTTGCAGAGCTTCACCAACGGCTGGACGGCCGCGCTGCTGGCCGCCGCCTCCCTGGTCAACATCGTCAGGGCCGCCCAGTCCGGCGCGTACTCCGGGGTCACCGCGCCCCTGGGCCACACCTGGTCGCTCGGCGTCGAGGAGCAGTTCTATCTGCTGTGGCCACCGCTGCTGCTGGCCCTGCTGCGCCGGCTGTCCGCCCGTACGGTGCTGGTCGCCGTGAGCGTGCTCGCGCTGCTGCCGGTGCTGTGGCGCTTCCACCTGTGGGACCCCACCCAGGCCCACCGCATCTACAACGGCCCCGACACGCGGGCCGACCAACTGCTCGCCGGGGCCGTACTGGCGATCCTGCTCGCCCGGCTCGGGACCGACAACCCCTGGCGGCGGACGCTGGGCATCTGGGCGGCCCGGCTGTGGCCGCCCGCGCTGGCGCTGCTCTGCCTGATCGCCTGGCGGGTGCCGGTCACCGGGGCCGGCGCCTGGACGAAGCCCGTCTACACCGTCGGCTTCCTGGTGATCGCGCTGCTGACGGTGGTCCTGCTCGCCTCGCTCGAACTGCGGCCCCGCGCGCCGCTGGCCCGGCTGCTGTCGCTGCTGCCGCTGGCGTGGGTCGGCCGCAACCTCAGCTACGGGCTGTATCTCTGGCACTATCCGCTGATGCACGCGCTGAGCGACCTCGGCGTCGACCGGATGCTGCTGCCCGCCACGCTCGGCACGTCCTTCGCGGCGGCCCTGGCCTCGTACTACCTCGTCGAGGAGCCCTGCCGGCGGTTCA
It encodes the following:
- the tatC gene encoding twin-arginine translocase subunit TatC; the protein is MLKTARKQERDPEGRMPLADHLRELRNRLLKSVLAIVAVTIVAAFFYKDIISVFQHPILQSVKCANGLGHQANGRPCAEMTVNGLLGGFSIALKVSLMAGIIGASPVWLYQLWAFLAPGLHKNEKRYTLGFVGTGVPLFLAGAALAYAILPQTAKIMIGFVPKDTTNLLALDDFIDLVVRMVVVFGLAFELPLILVLLNFTGMVSGRRMLGWWRGMVIGITVFAAVATPTGDPLTMSLLAAPIVLLYFLAMGICFFNDRRRARRRAADPDFGLDEDEASSLDHIPEQIGAQSFDAEAERRAADDDYDDAT
- a CDS encoding diacylglycerol kinase, with protein sequence MTSEITLFVNPTAGRGRGVRAAGPAARVLRDAGYGVRTVVGEDAADALARLRTAVADGTGAVVAVGGDGMVSLALQAVAGTGTPLGVVAVGTGNDFARATGLPVRDPAAAAGAVARALREGGGRELDLGRTGERWFGTVLASGFDSRVNDRGNRMRRPRGRLRYDVAMLAELAALRPIPYRVRFDDAPEREIEATLIAVGNGSSYGGGMRICADAVMDDGLFDVCVVGPCSRTTLLRVFPRVYRGTHPTHPVVTVHRAARVRLAVDGGGELTGYADGERIGPLPLTAETVPGALRLLV
- a CDS encoding DEAD/DEAH box helicase is translated as MTDEMSPAERYAASRRRAEENATALAQFRELYEFGLDPFQIEACQALEAGSGVLVAAPTGSGKTIVGEFAVHLALAEGRKCFYTTPIKALSNQKYGDLAKRYGADKVGLLTGDNSVNGDAPVIVMTTEVLRNMLYAGSAALDGLGYVVMDEVHYLSDRFRGAVWEEVIIHLPQSVTLVSLSATVSNAEEFGDWLDTVRGDTQVIVSEHRPVPLWQHVLAGRRMYDLFEEKSGPDDPRGRREVNTDLERLARMENQRTYNPRAKRGREADRERERRSRSRIWTPSRAEVIDRLDAEGLLPAITFIFSRAGCQAAVQQCLHAGLRLNNDEGRARVREIVEERTRAIPDEDLHVLGYFEWLEGLERGIAAHHAGMLPTFKEVVEELFVKGLVKAVFATETLALGINMPARSVVLEKLVKWNGETHADITPGEYTQLTGRAGRRGIDVEGHAVVLWQRGFDPGAVAGLAGTRTYPLRSSFKPSYNMAVNLVGQFGRHRSRELLETSFAQFQADRSVVGISKQVQRNEEGLDGYKESMTCHLGDFDDYMRLRRELKEREAELSRQGAAQRRAAASDALEKLKPGDIIHVPAGKYAGLALVLEPGVPAGRAAGPRRGEEYHDGPRPLVLTAERQVKRLAELDFPVPVEALDRMRIPKSFNPRSPQSRRDLASAMRSKAGTAGWAEPARHRRQRSAAADDTEIARLRAAIRAHPCHGCDDREDHARWAERYHRLRRDTQQLERRIEGRTNTIARTFDRVCGVLTELDYLDGDQVTPEGRRLARLYGELDLLASECLRDGVWDGLGPAELAACASALVYESRQADDAVAPKLPTGNAKAALGEMVRIWGRLDALEEDHHINQTEGVGQREPDLGFAWAAYRWASGHTLDSVLSDADMPAGDFVRWCKQLIDVLGQIGNAAPENSPVRRNARKAVDGLLRGVVAYSSVG
- a CDS encoding acyltransferase family protein; amino-acid sequence: MTSSDPTTAQPTATRPEAPRGEPGVFPSAARSGGRVDGIDGLRTLAVMLVIVYHFNEGMLPGGSIGVDVFYTISGFVITRLLIAEYARTGDIGLRQFYRRRWLRLVPALLVVCALTAALTLSPLQSFTNGWTAALLAAASLVNIVRAAQSGAYSGVTAPLGHTWSLGVEEQFYLLWPPLLLALLRRLSARTVLVAVSVLALLPVLWRFHLWDPTQAHRIYNGPDTRADQLLAGAVLAILLARLGTDNPWRRTLGIWAARLWPPALALLCLIAWRVPVTGAGAWTKPVYTVGFLVIALLTVVLLASLELRPRAPLARLLSLLPLAWVGRNLSYGLYLWHYPLMHALSDLGVDRMLLPATLGTSFAAALASYYLVEEPCRRFRYRRGGKISSAATPAPAAIEAVSGRAR